From Numenius arquata unplaced genomic scaffold, bNumArq3.hap1.1 HAP1_SCAFFOLD_1754, whole genome shotgun sequence, one genomic window encodes:
- the RDH5 gene encoding retinol dehydrogenase 5, with translation MWLYLVLVALVWALGWLVRDRRTLPSVKDKHVFITGCDSGFGNLLARRLARRGYRVLAACLTQKGADGLQRGGHGHLRTTLLDVTRSDSIRRAVEWVQAEVGEKGLFGLVNNAGVANPIGPTEWMGMEDYRQVMAVNAFGAIEVTLQFLPLLKRARGRVVNTSSVLGRLSANGGGYCISKYCVEAFSDSLRRDMYHFGVSVSIVEPGFFKTAVTNLESIEASLRLLWDRLPPETRLSYGEDFFHQYLKVQRLIMNLVCDADLSKVTRCMEHALGARHPRTRYSAGWDAKLLWLPASYLPACLVDFALATILPKPAHRVR, from the exons atgtggCTGTACCTGGTACTGGTGGCACTGGTCTGGGCACTGGGCTGGCTGGTGCGGGACCGGCGGACGCTGCCCTCCGTCAAGGACAAGCACGTCTTCATCACCGGCTGCGACAGCGGCTTCGGCAACCTGCTGGCCCGCCGGCTGGCCCGCAGGGGCTACCGGGTGCTGGCCGCCTGCCTCACCCAGAAAGGGGCCGACGGCCTCCAGCGCGGTGGCCATGGCCACCTCCGCACCACCCTGCTGGATGTCACCCGCTCCGACAGCATCCGCCGCGCTGTCGAGTGGGTGCAGGCGGAGGTGGGCGAgaaag gtCTCTTTGGGCTGGTGAACAACGCGGGGGTGGCCAACCCCATCGGCCCCACGGAGTGGATGGGGATGGAGGACTATCGCCAGGTGATGGCCGTCAACGCCTTCGGGGCCATCGAGGTGACcctgcagttcctgcccctgCTGAAGCGGGCGCGGGGCCGGGTGGTCAACACCTCCAGCGTCCTGGGCCGCCTctcggccaacggcggcggctaCTGCATCTCCAAGTACTGCGTGGAGGCCTTCTCCGACAGCCTGCG GCGCGACATGTACCACTTTGGGGTGTCGGTGAGCATCGTGGAGCCGGGGTTCTTCAAGACGGCGGTGACCAACCTGGAGAGCATCGAGGCCTCCCTGCGGCTCCTCTGGGACCGGCTGCCCCCCGAGACCCGCCTCAGCTACGGGGAGGACTTCTTCCACCAGT ACCTGAAGGTGCAGCGGCTCATCATGAACCTGGTGTGCGACGCCGACCTCAGCAAGGTGACGCGGTGCATGGAGCACGCGCTGGGGGCCCGACACCCCCGCACCCGCTACAGCGCGGGCTGGGACGCCAAGCTCCTCTGGTTGCCCGCCTCCTACTTGCCCGCCTGCCTCGTCGACTTCGCCCTGGCCACCATCCTGCCCAAGCCGGCCCACCGCGTCCGCTAG